The genomic interval TTGTCTGACAGTGAAACTTACATTTTACTGGAATTATGCaacctgtctttttttttatagagtAATTGCCTTTTGAGCAATACTTTATTCTTCAATGGCTTTCTTAATCAGCCTCTAACAGCAATGCAAGCACAAAGGTGAAAGGGTGGTTTCGACGGTGCCATGTGCCATGGTAGAAAGTTGCACGTCACAAAAATGCCAGCGCCCTTGCTCGGTCCACACCCATCTTTGGACTCCATGTGTCCAAAcgacacacctgtaaagtttggTCACTGCATCTTAGGTTGTGAGGCTATCACGATGACAAAATACtaacacagactcacaaggtgtaAACAATACCAGTACAGGTGCGCCACACTGTAATACACACTGGTAActggcttttttttaaatgtttgattgcaacatttaattaatttcaatgtgacaattattacaaatgacagaCAGATATtagtcacacatacacacaccactgaGCAACTTGTCTCACCCGAATACTAGCCATCACATTTGACGTGAGTGCTCCACCGGCCCACCCCGCCTCTTTCAGGAGTGGAGAGAAGGGTGGAGTATTGTGAAATACTTTCTCTGTAATACATGTCATTGTGATAGCCTTTACAAATATTACACGTGTCTGAACACCTCACGCACGAGCTTTCTGGCATTTGTGTTGCGCCCTGGGAGCACACACGATTTGTTGTCGTCATGCAGGTGGTTTATGGCAAACCAGATGTTGCAACATCATATGATACACGTAGTGTAATACCTGGtaacataataacaatactaaacAGATGTGTtcgaacacacacaccctgctatCTTTTGAAGTGAAAAAATCAGCCTTCTGAGAAATTAATCATCTTTAGTTTCGGCTGAACTTTACTATTCAGAAGAAAATTCATTATTAAGCGATGATTCGGTTACTTACACAACCTCATTCACCTCGGATTTGATCATAATGAGTGGAAAGTGTGGGAGCGAGAGGTCAGACATCCTGTCACCAATAGAGTAAGCAGAAACATAATTAGTTGATCTGTTTAAGCCTACTTATTCTGTGTactctaaacacacactgaagcttGAGTACATCCATAACTCACTTTCATTTTAGTTTGGGAGTGACACAGGAGGGTATTTAGCTGGGTCTGTTTTGTATTTGCTGTTAAGACTCCCAGCACCAAGCCCTCTCATTATGTCTACGCCCATGACTCACAGCAGCGCAGTCTTCCTGACATTTTTGTTCACCTTTCCTGTTGCAGCCCCACACAGTCTGACTTCCCTacggacaaaaaaaaaacaagttctCCCAACCCCATTACAGCAGTTGGCTGGCTAGGCCACTATGTCTTTTATCAGCAGTTTACAGAGATAGTGAATGTTTGACTGTGGGAGCAGAGCCTCCCCCACACCAGGCTTCATTCAGCACGCATTCCTGTGGCGTTAAGTGAGGAGTGCAATCCTGTTCCTCCTACCAGAATGCTTgagtggagaggagaaaggagtgGCATGCAGGGGTCAATCTCTGTGTAGACCTGTGAGACATTTCTCAgaccagaaaaacaaacagaaacagtaaCAATCCCAAGcataatggaaaacaaaaacagaaaaaaaactaaaacatgtaCACTTTTACTTTCCCTCTGTCGTTTACACAACTAAAACCACCTGCTCAGCATTaatataaatcaatatattATACCTGCAAGACATTATAGTGCTTTTATATGCAATTGTTTCGTATATGGTACAATATTTATACAATTCAATGTGACATTATAGTGTTTAgctttgtgttgatgtttttctaaaaatgtattatagaATTACTTCAACTGGCAGAATATTCAAGGAATATTTCCCCCTGCTGGCAGgaaagtgtatatataaatgcaaaGCTTTTTTACGAGTTGACGTAAAAAACGGTAATAGCAACATAACACTGAGTACAGCCCGAAGGTGCTTTCGTCCTGCGGATCTCACCAGGGAGGATCGCAGTCTGGGTGTGGCAGCaaaggtgtgtctgtgtgttgactCACTTGTCAGATACAGTGGTTCAGACTAAAGTCTGGCCATCCCCATTTACAGAGCAAGTGCAGGGACACAAGCGTTTCCTCTTCTGCTTTTAACGCTGCGAGAAATCCCTCATCTGTCACTCTTTGAACGATTCACTGCCGAAGGAATTCTGCTCCTACGGACAAAAGTCGATCATAAGTTTTCAAAAATGGCGAATGTTTTAATTTTCAGCTCCTGCTTTGTGTTGGTAAGTGCGTGCAGTTTTTTGTTTGATATCCTCTGTGCTAATACAAACGGCTTTTGTCGATACAAATGTAACGTGTTAAAGCCTCTAACTTGTGTAAATAATTACGGGAAGTGTTgttataatgtaattatttggTATTAAAGGTGCACTTTGGTTCAATAAGCCACTTTAAAAGTAACTTAAAGGTCGactttttaaaaacgttttttttttttactgtacttCAGATCCTGTCCGGTGTGGAGTCGTGTTTGATCCCGAACTATCAGTACATAACTGTGCCAAGTACAATTGAAATTGGGAGACACATTACAACAGGTACTTCACTCATTACTTGTTCATGAATTTATTTATCGAAAAACTTTTCTCCATTACAGCTTGAATTATTTCCTCCTGTATTGGCTCCTGCTTTTGGAACCGCCTTTCACCTTTTACCCCCTCTCTCGGTATTTTTTCAGTTGAAACTGCCGGCTGCGACCCCAAATCACTGGTCTTAACTTCGAGCGACACACGTTTTAAAATAACAAGTAATGGAGAAATAGAAGCTGCAAGTCTTGTGTCAGTGGCAAGAGAACCGCCGACATTTTCTGTGTGGGCTCACGACAACAGTGGGTCGAAAAGTGAGATGGTTGTTCACCTTATCCAAATAAAGGTACACAAAAAAATGCATGATTTTGTATTCTTTTGTACCTTGTATtcttttcatttgcagatttaACATTCTTAATACTTTAACATTCTTTACCTGTTTGCATGTCACAGCCCCAATCCCCAACCTACCTGAGGCGCTCAAAGAGACGTTGGAGTCCCCCACCCTTCAACATAATGGAGAATGATGTCGGACCTTATCCAAAACCGATTGAAAAGGTAATCTTAATCTTGAACATATTAAATACTTTTGGGTTGTAGTGTTTATATGGTTCATACTACATGACTTTCAAGTCTTTATCTCAACAAGTCCAAACTGTTTctcattttttccccctcttgcTGCACATGCCTCTCTTTTCTCACGTTACAATCCACCCCACCCAGAGACACACCTAGTAGACATGCTTCCGACTGACTTCATTCAGGGATAattccttttctgtttttaaaacctTAACTGCAAGATTGTCTATTGAAATATGGGTTTACGTGCGTTAACGTGTTTGTTGGGTTTCTGTTGTAGATCGTATCGGACTCGGaagtcaaacaggaagtgtacTACATCATAAGTGGGCCTGGTGTCGACAGTCATCCGGTGGGAGTGTTCTCTCTCCACCGTGATACTGGGATGTTGATTGTGCACAGGCCAGTTGATCGTGAGGAATTCCCAAAATTCATAGTGAGTGTGAAACAGGGCTGCAACCAATGATTATTTTCCTCAAAGAATCGACCATAAAACTGTCACCATTTCCTAAGGTCGTAGGTCACAAGTGAGAAGTTGGAACTAGGTACACTAATGTTTTGGGATTTTTGCCTGGAAAAAACCCCCAACGATTTAAACAATTGGTTGAATAACCAAATAATAACCACTAAAGTTTTGTATCTAGTGTGACACCAAAAATGTTCATGATGTGGATTTAACCCTTAAATGGAATAATTCACTTCAAAAGGCTAATCTGACATTGAAAATAACACCCTATGATATACTTTACACTGCTTTGTATTTTTGAGTGTATTAACCTCATAAACAGTTTTGTCCCgtccccccccccgtcccccatCACAGTTAAGGACCAGAGTTTTCAGCACGAAAACTAATCAGGAGACAGACAAGTATTTGGACATCGAAATAATTGTAGATGATGTGAACGACAACGCTCCGACATTCAAAGACCCACTACTATATACCGTGTTGGAGCAATGCCCCACAGGTTAGGAACATGAACTACACACCAGTTAATCCTGCGGTATTTGATCTTCAGCGTGGCTGATAATAAACTTGATGATTATGTTTTGAACCTCAGGGACAATAGTGGGGAAGGTGAATGCTCATGACAGAGACCAAGAAGGAAGTCGCCACGTCATGATCAAGTATACTCTCTTGGATTCATTAGATCGGTTTGCAATCCACCCTGCCACAGGTATAATCACCTCAACAACTAACACCCTGGACAGAGaggtgagcagcagcagcatttaatATTTCTGAAATACATACACAAGCTTCATCTTGGTCTCTTGCCTTAACGTGTTATTTACCTTTTTAcgtttacatgttttctttagGTACAAGACAAGTATTTGGTGACGGTACAAATCAAAGACATGAACGGTGCAGATAATGGTATGTTCAACACAGGAACAGCAACCATTACTGTGGGAGATATCAACGACAACCCACCGACTTTCACAGTACCGTCTGTAAGTGATAAGCAattagtaaaaaagaaaatcgaaTTATACACAACATTTGATATAAAGTCTTTGTTATCAGTGTTTTACTCAAATATCGGTTGTCTAAGTTAAGTAACacacttcttcttttcttttagtatTCAGTCACTGTCAAAGAAAACGAAATGAAACAACTTCTCACAATTCCCGTTCAAGATAAGGATTTAATAAACACGCCAAACTGCAATGCGATGTATAAAATAActaaaggaaatgaaaatggaaatttCAGAATTGATACTGACCCCGCAACAAACGAAGGGCGTCTGTATGTCATAAAGGTGagtgatatttcatattattagcagtagtagtaataattaTGCAGCTATTTAATATACTATAGCGATTTACTTCAAAAGTCAAGGCCTATAACGTGtcagatttgtatttataacacacTCCCTCCCTGTTTTTCCAGCCCTTGGATTATGAGAAGAACTCAAATATGGATATTGAGATTATGGCACGTAATGAAGCTGAGCTGACGGGCACCAATTCCCCATGGCTGTCCATCCCCTTGAATGTCAAGGTCACAAATGAAGATGAGGGTCCAGAATTCTCGGCTCCTACTGTCACCTTCCACGTCAAAGAGAACACGCCGAACGGCACCGTGATCGGAAGTTACATAGCTCTGGATCCCGAGAGCGGCACCAGCCGCGACATCACGTAAGCCATCTTACTTTATGTTTGTCTTAAAGAAATTAGCTTTCCTGTTGTGCAGTATGACTCACAATGGACACAATTGCAGCAAATTGCTCAAAGTGTCAAGTTTACGTTACTTCTCTTGAACACTGGAGGGCAGACTTTCCCTGCTGAACTGAACTGTGCTCCTAATACACCACTACTCTGTGTTCACACCTCTCAGGTATCAGAAGACCTCAGACCCAGCATCGTGGATTAAAGTCGACAAACATTCCGGAGAGCTGAAGGTAGCAAACACAATTGACAGAGAGTCACACTTAGTCCAGGATGGAATTTACAACATCACCATGAAGGCTGTCGATGGCAGTAAGTTGCTTGTAAATGCTCTACATTTCCTTTTCCATGACTTCTATAGGCCACGGTCTTCATACGGAGCCCACGCTGTTCTTATGACACAGCAATGACACTAGCGTAAGCGCACGTATGTCACCGATACTAATAAAGAAATAGCAGGCTTCAACACTGCACTCTTGAATATTTCTTTAATCCTGGGAAATAAACTCACTGACTCATTCGGCTTTGGACAAAGCGTGTAGTCTGCATGTTAAGTCGTCACAGACTTCACGCCTTTTGTTGTCATCGTTACACACCAGCCCAAAGTCATTCCAGCTCCACCCTGAGAACACCTGTGGACACGATGTGACGTGATGTCAATCATTTTTTAATGACTCACAGTTCTCTGGTGCCATTGAAAATTGGGCTCATATCCAAGATGCTTGTCAGAATTTGTCGTGTCCTGATAACTTAAACCCAAGTGATGAGAGAAATGCAACCAACTTTGGTCCATATAGTTTCTTCTTGTATAAAATACTAATGTAATATCTTTTCAGGCGGCAAGTCAGGAACAGGAGTTGTAATCCTTATTGTGGACGATGAAAACGACAACATTCCAATGATCCCCACCAGCGAGATGGTGTTGTGCGAGATGACGGGACAGCTCGGCTCTGTGCTGGTCGTGGCTAAAGACGACGACCACAGTCCCTTTTCTTCCCCGTTCAGCTTTAGTTTGCCGCTGGATCACGATGGCCAATGGTCTTTGACAAGAGTTAATGGTAGGTGGTTGTATTGTCGTACGTTATGTAAGAAATGTGGAAACTACTCACACAGAATAATGCAAGTCTcagttattcattcattcatctccAGAAcacgtttttcttttctttttgttgttgtgtgaaaGCTATCTGAATAAAccataaacacaaaatgtaacaGAGAACCAGTGAACCGTCCAGAGTCAGACATAATGTGGACTGTTTACAGCTCCACTGATGTTTGAGGCGGATACCAATATGTGGCAGTAGAGGAATtcagatcatttatttaattaaaagtagcaataccacactGTTAAAATACGCCATTGCAAgttcctgcattcaaaatgttacttaagtaaaagtaacagaAGTATCATCAGGAACAAGGAAGTGGCACCTCACTAAATCCTCCTGCAGAACATGGGACAAACTCAGacttaaaagaaaacaacatgtgaaacaaggaagcgggggggggggggtgaaaacAGACTGggaaatgaaaatatttgtggagtttatttttgtgtttgaaCCTCGTCATGCATCACAACGAGCTGTTAGTTATTTATATGACATTATAGGTTCGTTATTATTGATGCCGTTTACTTTATCACATATTTTAAGAGACTACAACTACAAAATTTGTCTTTGAAATATAGTAAAGTAGAAGTATTAAtaagcagaaaatgaaaaaactaatttacacATTGATTTTTGAGACATAGATATTGATGCAGAGTCAACACATGATTACTAAAGAAATAAGATTTTGCATACCgatattgttttgctgttgtttcagTGGGTGTACAAGTCATTTCATTCTATTTGTGATGGCAACCAATTTGTAATCTGTGTTGGACTTGTTGGTCTGACGGTCTGGTATAGAGGGGGAATCATTTGATATAAAATGACATCTTTATGTGAACCATTTGTCAAAATACAGAAATTTGGAGACTCATTTTTACTTGCgtttcctccacagacacagCAGCTACGTTGACGCAGATCAAAGAACTTCCTACAGGAATACACAATGTCCCCGTGATAGTTACAGACCTGCAGGGCGAAGGTGAAACTCAGATGGCGAAAGTGAGGATCTGCCAGTGCGTGAATGCCGTCTGCCCGGCCCAGGAAAACTCTGTGTCATTAGGGCCACTGGCTTTACTGACTATGCTGTTGCCTCTGGCCCTCCTCCTACTGCTCGGTGAGTCTCCCCCCCGCTATACTTTGGCCAGCACGATTGTGAAGCTTCACTGCGTAGATAATATAACAGGAATTTGTGCTCATGCATGTGTAAAAGCACAAAAGGAGTGATAGAAATCGGAGGTTCTTTCACTGAATTATGCATTGTATATTGGGGCACAGAGCAATGATATGTGGTGGTATTATACAGTGTATGATGATAACGTGCACTCCTTGTGCATTCATTTCTAACATACTTGCTTTGTTATTGCAGGCTTACTGCTTGCCCTTTTCTGTgcgacaaagaaagagaagataCAACTTCCAGATGAAGGAGACAGCGGTGGAATCCTGCTCAAATCAAACACGGAGGCCCCGGGGGATGAAGTGGTAAGGATATAATTATGAAAAGCAGCGCCCGGGATCATACCCTTGTGAAGAAACCTTATTTTTAATcctctcttgtttttttcatatatttaaatgttacttGACTCCtcgtttgtgtttttttgtttttctctacaGGATTCAAGTCTCATCAATATGCCCCTTGGTGTGGCTGAACAAATAGGGAAGGGCTCAGTTAAGGGTTCTATGGTGAACGCAGGATGGCAAGGAACCGTTGGCTCGCAAGGAATCAATGGCTTCCAAGGAATCAATGGCTTCCAAGGAACCAATAGCTTCCAAGAGAATGACATGTATACGACCAATGTCAAATCCAATGCGCAAGACTACTATACCAGCCAGTATGACCAGTACGGTCAACTGCAAGGAGGTTTGGGTAGCGGAGTGGCCTATGACAACAGATACATCGTGCAGGACTCAAATCTTCAACACAACTGGCAAACACATGGCAACTATCTGAACAAGGTAATgttgttttatagtttttaatatatatatatatatatatacacacacacacacacacaaaaatactaCAAAAAAGGAGTGGAAGGAAGCACACAAAGTGGCAGAATTAAATGTGTCCAGATGTGTACACCTTTCATTCTCTGAGGTTTAATAACTTCTTTGTTATCTGTAAGAGCTTGGGTAACTCTCCTGTGTAATATAATCTTGTTCTCTAAGCCGTGATAGTATCCTCTGTAAACTTTATTATTTCTCAACTTCTCGGTGAGAGATATTATTTCTACGTGCAATATCTGACTGCCAGTCATATCACAGAGCAGCTTCGTGTTATCACACGGTGAAGTATCTCTCCCTGCTATCGCTCAGGCCACACCGAGTCATAACACACGtcctctcccttcctttctGTCTCGCAGAAGCTGGCCTACTTCGGAACAGAGGCGGACGGACGTTACGCAGACGACTTCGTCCACTCCTACCAGTACGAGGGGGTGGGCTCTGCAGCTGGCTCTGTGGGATGCTGCAGTGACATTGGCGACAACAATAACCTTGACTTCCTAAACACGCTCGGCCCAAAGTTCACAACTCTGGGAGACGTCTGCAAAAAGACATGAACAATGAAGCTCAAAAATAATGGTGTTAACTTCTCACTGTACAGGATGTAGAGAGGGATCGGAATGGttgatgacaaaaaaaaaagaacaagcaAGGTGCCACCAGTGTGTGCGCACTGCTCTGCTATCGCTTCACGTTGTTAGTTTTGGAAAATAATTTTTGCACTGAAAACTACGCAGATGCAGTCCTTTGTACatagtttgtgttgtgtttgttttgcctttttagaGTCTTGGTTTCCCATCCATTAGCTATACCTGCTTCTCCTTGTAGAAGGTTGAGTGTTGCTTGTTTTTGCAGGGTCATGATGTAGTTGTATTGATGTATGCAGTGAGgggttgtgttttgtttgtttttatctgctgtATGCGTTACTATTTTGGGGTATTTtggttattttttttaataatctctTCACAGTAAATGATACAATTTTGCATGTGTGGCTGAGTTTAAATTGCTTGCTAAATTATAtagttttgatatattttttaaagaaaaacaaaaacaattaattgcctaaaatgaaatatgacaataattaaactgccttttttttatatttcacatgaacataattaatttcaaatgacatggttatacattttttttttgttgccgtTTTTAAACAATAATCTTGATAGCTCTGCATTATTTTTCCAAATCATTCAGTAATTATCTGCGCAGACACATTCCTGCTCACTTTTTAACCGTTTGATTGATCGGGCGTAGTTTCAGCCCCGTGTGTCATCGAGGTCGGTGCAACATACTGACAGTAATCCTGTGACAGTCAGCACAAGGGCGTGAATGTGATGAGTGAGGTGTTACTGACACTGCTTGAATACAACACTGACCAGACACAAGACAAACTAAAACGCATTACAAGTATGTCCTTGAACCTGATCATTTAAAGGAACCTTGACGTCGCCATATGTGTATATTAAGTTGTTGTAACGTTGCAtgttcattaaagaaagtttcTCTTGGTGCTACTGGAGCAGATGTAGTTTTAcaggtttcatttcattttacaagGTATTGAACAGGTTATTATAAGTATTTTTGAAAGTCAACTGTAACTCAACCATATGGATCAGCATGTTacagtatgtttttatttgctaaAACTTAATCGTAGAATGAACAAAAAGGCTTTCCTCGTACTGTTTTGactttggcaaaaaaaaaaaaaaacgaaaggACGGAATGTTAGAGCAGAAAGTGTTGTTCATTGTGTTCTCTGTTTGTGCTCGGGTGAATGATTTACTGGGTGTGGCAATGCGAAGCGCACAATGTTTGCCAAGCTTATCACCGCCTGGATAATATTTACCGCCAGTGTTTTTTCTCCTAGATCAAGTCGCTGCacttaaatgttattattacgCAAGGTTCTCCATGGCAACGGCAGTGTACCGTGTTGCCACACAGTTTAGCTACAGCACGATTGGATCCACTTTATTTCGTTAGCAGTAAAACACTTCCATTTTTGACAGATGTTCCAGTGACATGAGATTCACTGCAGAGTCCAATCAATGTGGCTTTTAATGAACTATAcataacacatttgaaatggtgaGATTCTGTAGATAACAAGCTGAGCTACATTATGCACAGACCtccatgaataaataataaagtataacaaatgtattaaaaaccCAAATTGAAATCCCGCGCAAGTTCTTGACGCTATTACACTTTGGCCCATTGTGGATTATTAATTTCAAGCATTGGTGCTCGTAAACAATTCGCCAACTTTTGTTTCGATGACCTGCAGATCATGTATCAGTGTGATGAATTACAAATGTGAAGCTGGAAATGTaattaggggggggggggggggggggggggtctagaAAAGGACCATATGTCATGTGATTGTGATGATGAGTATTACAGATGACAGCAGAGAGCAggggagaaaaaacaaaggGAAATTAGATCATGGAATGAAACCAGTCTCACCACGATCAAACACTGGAATCttgttaaaaaatacaacaatattaTCTGCACAGATTACAATAATACTATTACAATTATAGGAGGATGTGAACGAGATGGGAACATCAAGGGATTTTGCTCAAAATCCCACCGGGGCCAATTAGGAGAATCTTGAAAAGTCACTTAactcaaaataatgaaaataagcaGTTAACCCAAATATCTAAAGAAGGCACTCTAAGCACAGACGGCAGTTCTATTAGCCCTATTTTACCAGTAAAcagtcttttttcttctttttaattacCACCCTGCTGCAGAAGCTTATGTGTAGAACTGGTGTTCAAGAAATCTGCAATGATTCAAATTACCAGGAATCTTTTGTGAAACGCATTTTTAGTCACCGTCATATTTAACGTGCACGAGAGTTCGTGCTCTCTGTTGTGTTGTCACTAACAC from Cottoperca gobio chromosome 17, fCotGob3.1, whole genome shotgun sequence carries:
- the dsc2l gene encoding desmocollin 2-like protein gives rise to the protein MANVLIFSSCFVLILSGVESCLIPNYQYITVPSTIEIGRHITTVETAGCDPKSLVLTSSDTRFKITSNGEIEAASLVSVAREPPTFSVWAHDNSGSKSEMVVHLIQIKPQSPTYLRRSKRRWSPPPFNIMENDVGPYPKPIEKIVSDSEVKQEVYYIISGPGVDSHPVGVFSLHRDTGMLIVHRPVDREEFPKFILRTRVFSTKTNQETDKYLDIEIIVDDVNDNAPTFKDPLLYTVLEQCPTGTIVGKVNAHDRDQEGSRHVMIKYTLLDSLDRFAIHPATGIITSTTNTLDREVQDKYLVTVQIKDMNGADNGMFNTGTATITVGDINDNPPTFTVPSYSVTVKENEMKQLLTIPVQDKDLINTPNCNAMYKITKGNENGNFRIDTDPATNEGRLYVIKPLDYEKNSNMDIEIMARNEAELTGTNSPWLSIPLNVKVTNEDEGPEFSAPTVTFHVKENTPNGTVIGSYIALDPESGTSRDITYQKTSDPASWIKVDKHSGELKVANTIDRESHLVQDGIYNITMKAVDGSGKSGTGVVILIVDDENDNIPMIPTSEMVLCEMTGQLGSVLVVAKDDDHSPFSSPFSFSLPLDHDGQWSLTRVNDTAATLTQIKELPTGIHNVPVIVTDLQGEGETQMAKVRICQCVNAVCPAQENSVSLGPLALLTMLLPLALLLLLGLLLALFCATKKEKIQLPDEGDSGGILLKSNTEAPGDEVDSSLINMPLGVAEQIGKGSVKGSMVNAGWQGTVGSQGINGFQGINGFQGTNSFQENDMYTTNVKSNAQDYYTSQYDQYGQLQGGLGSGVAYDNRYIVQDSNLQHNWQTHGNYLNKKLAYFGTEADGRYADDFVHSYQYEGVGSAAGSVGCCSDIGDNNNLDFLNTLGPKFTTLGDVCKKT